In one window of Fulvia fulva chromosome 5, complete sequence DNA:
- a CDS encoding Woronin body major protein, whose amino-acid sequence MGYYDDEGHYHSFRHGLHKAADRIIHPFESHDRRHHHHHSEGRVEHEEDVVVKDREVTMSAPRYDGGERSYRAERRGVPNTITIPCHHIRIGDLLILQGRPCQVIRITTSAQTGQHRYLGVDLFTKQLHEESSFVSNPSPSVVVQNMIGPIFKQYRVLDIRDDGRVVAMTETGDVKQGLPVLDQSSLLNRLQDSFNNGRGSVRVLVISDEGRELAVDYKVVHGSRL is encoded by the coding sequence ATGGGCTATTACGACGACGAAGGCCACTACCACAGCTTCCGTCACGGTCTCCACAAAGCCGCAGACCGCATCATCCACCCATTTGAGAGCCACGACCGCCgtcaccaccaccaccactcCGAGGGACGTGTTGAGCACGAAGAAGACGTTGTTGTCAAGGACCGCGAAGTCACCATGAGCGCACCAAGATACGACGGAGGAGAGCGCTCCTACCGCGCCGAGCGCCGTGGTGTGCCAAACACCATCACCATTCCATGCCACCACATCCGCATCGGTGACTTGCTCATCCTCCAGGGTCGTCCCTGCCAGGTCATCCGCATCACCACCTCTGCCCAGACTGGCCAGCACCGATACCTCGGTGTTGACCTCTTCACCAAGCAGCTCCACGAGGAGTCTTCCTTTGTCAGCAACCCAAGCCCATCGGTCGTTGTCCAGAACATGATTGGCCCCATCTTCAAGCAGTACCGCGTCCTGGACATCCGTGACGACGGCCGCGTTGTTGCCATGACCGAGACTGGTGATGTCAAGCAAGGCCTCCCAGTCCTCGACCAGAGCAGTCTCCTCAACCGTCTGCAAGACTCGTTCAACAACGGCCGTGGCAGCGTTCGCGTGCTCGTCATCAGCGACGAGGGCCGTGAGCTTGCTGTCGACTACAAGGTCGTTCATGGCAGCCGTCTGTAA